The genomic stretch CACCTTAATGCTTAAACTAGGACTACCATCGCCTAGCAGTAGTTAACCTCATGCGTCACTCCAATCGAAACTATAAGAGGTACGGGAATATTAACCCGTTTCCCATCGACTTCACTCTTCAGCTTTGCCTTAGGGGCCGACTAACCCTGGGAAGACGACCTTCACCCAGGAAACCTTAGGTTTTCGGCGAATGGGGATCTCACCCATTTTTTCGTTACTCATACCTGCATTCTCACTTCTGATACCTCCATCAAACTTCTCAGTTTAACTTCACAAGCTTACAGAACGCTCCTCTACCATTCTAATTAAATTAGAATCCAAAGCTTCGGTAATGTATTTAAGCCCCGTTACATTGTCGGCGCTCAAGTACTCGACCAGTGAGCTATTACGCACTCTTTAAAGGTATGGCTGCTTCTAAGCCAACCTCCTGGCTGTTTACGTACCTAAACATCCTTTTCCACTTAATACATTTTTGAGACCTTAGCTGTTGGTCTGGGTTGTTTCCCTCTCGACCATGGACCTTATCGCCCATAGTCTCACTCCTATTCATCATACAATAGCATTCGGAGTTTAACTGAGTTTGGTACCCTTTGACAGGCCCTAGCTCAATTAGTGCTCTACCTCTATTGCACTAAAATAAGGCTGAACTTAAATCCATTTCGAGGAGAACCAGCTATCTCCGAGTTTGTTTAGCCTTTCACTCCTATTCACAGCTCATCCCTGCCTTTTTAAACAGACTAGGGTTCGGCCCTCCACTTGGTTTCACCCAAGCTTCAGCCTGGCCATAAATAGATCACTCGGCTTCGGGTCTACCACATCTAACTAAATCGCCCGTTTAAGACTCGCTTTCGCTGAGGCTCCAGCACTACTATGCCTTAACCTTGCTAGACATGATAACTCGCAGGTTCATTATGCAAAAGGCACGCCATCACCATGAATATATCATGGCTTTGACTGCTTGTAAGTCCACGGTTTCAGTTCTATTTCACTCCCCTCCCGGGGTTCTTTTCACCTTTCCCTCACGGTACTCTTCACTATCGGTAGCTTTATAGTATTTAGCCTTGGAGAGTGGTCTCCCCAGCTTCAGACAAGGTTTCTCGTGTCCCGTCCTACTTAGGAACATCTTTAAGAAGATATTTATATTTAAATTACAGGGCTGTCACCTTCTCTGGCTAACTTTTCCAAGCTATTCTTCTATATAAATATTTTGTAACTTCTCAGCTTATTGCAGACTAAGCTCCAAGCGTCCTACAACCCTCTAAATGCAACGCTCTGCAGCTTGACACATTTAAAGTTTAGGCTACTCCCCTTTCGCTCGCCACTACTTAGGGAATCTCTTTGATTTCTTTTCCTCAGGGTACTTAGATGGTTCACTTCCCCTGGTATAGCCTCTACCACATAAGCAGTAGATAATTAGCATCTAACTAATTGGATTACTCCATTCGGTAATCTTGGGATCATAGAATGTTTGCTTCTCCCCCAAGCTTTTCGCAGCTTACCACGACCTTCTTCGCCTTAAAGCTCCTAGGCATCCACCATAGACTCTTTATTACTTTGACCATATTTTTATCTTCCATCTCTAACTTGCCAATCGTTTATACAACATAAAATAATATATACTTTTAATTTTACTATGTCAATACCATTATTACACTTTTTATCAAATATTTTTTTAAGATTAAAAAAAGAATAAAAACAAAAATTAATTAATATCAAGATCAAAAAATTCTATTAAAAATTTTGCAACCCCATCATTATCATTACAAAATTTTGTAAGCTCATTGTTTGGCAAACTATTCTTAACACGATCATGTGCATTTTTCATTAAAATGCCCTTACCAACATTTTTTAACATTTCATAATCATTGCCATTATCACCAAATGCCAAAATAGAATCAACGCCAATACATTCACACAAAGAAATATTTTTAATAGCATTATATTTGCTAGCATCAACATTTGTAATTTCAAAAAGATCATTAGCAGAATAAAACATACTTATGCCTTTAAAATTTTTCTCTCTAAGAGTATTTGCAAATTCTTCAAGCCTCAGTAAATCATGAGAATAATAAACTATCTTAGAACAAGAATTTATTTTAAGCTCAGATAAATCAGTAATAATTGGTTTTATTCCCAAATTTTGAATAAAATGATTCATAATTGGACTTCTAATCTCTCTATCAGAATACCAATCATGAAGATCATAAAGATTAATATCAATACCTTCTCTATCTACCTTAAAAATTTCTCTTACTATACCATAATCAATACTACATCTTAATAAAAGATCATTATTTAAAAATACCTCAGATCCATTGGCTGTTACAATATAACCCTCATTAATTCTTAAGTCTTGAAGCTGAAGCAAAATATCCCTAATTTCATATAATCTTCTACCAGTAGCAATAATTATATGAAAATCATCTCTCAACCTTAATAAAACCTTAAGGGTCAATGGGGTAATTTCATGCTTACTATTAAGTAAAGTCCCATCAAGATCAAAAACCAACATCTTATACTTTTCATAATTGGCATTCATTGCAATATCCTCTTTTAAAATAAATGATATCACATCAAATTTACGAGGCATAGTTTTGCCTTGAATTAAATTAATAAAAAAAATATAATTATTATGTTTACAAAGGTTAAAAATAGAGAGTTAAATGTAAAGATTAATGAGTGATAAGATTTCAACTCTGTTTACAGAGAAAAAAATAAAAAGTAAAATCAAAGAACTAGCTCAAAAAATTAGAAGTTATTATAAAGACAAAAATAATGTGGTTTTTATATCGCTTCTCAAGGGTTCTTTCATGTTCTTTGCAGATATTACAAGAGAAATTGGACTTAACGTAAAAATAGATTTTTTGCAAGCCTCAAGTTATGGCAACAAAACTCTATCTTCATTAAACGTGTTGATAAAAAAAGACATTGAAATTAACATAGAAAACTGTTATGTAATAATATTTGATGATATCGTAGACACTGGACTTACATATAAAAAAATAATTGCACACTTACAAACTAAAAAACCCAAAGAAATCAAAATTTGTACGC from Borrelia duttonii Ly encodes the following:
- a CDS encoding Cof-type HAD-IIB family hydrolase, producing the protein MNANYEKYKMLVFDLDGTLLNSKHEITPLTLKVLLRLRDDFHIIIATGRRLYEIRDILLQLQDLRINEGYIVTANGSEVFLNNDLLLRCSIDYGIVREIFKVDREGIDINLYDLHDWYSDREIRSPIMNHFIQNLGIKPIITDLSELKINSCSKIVYYSHDLLRLEEFANTLREKNFKGISMFYSANDLFEITNVDASKYNAIKNISLCECIGVDSILAFGDNGNDYEMLKNVGKGILMKNAHDRVKNSLPNNELTKFCNDNDGVAKFLIEFFDLDIN
- the hpt gene encoding hypoxanthine phosphoribosyltransferase — encoded protein: MSDKISTLFTEKKIKSKIKELAQKIRSYYKDKNNVVFISLLKGSFMFFADITREIGLNVKIDFLQASSYGNKTLSSLNVLIKKDIEINIENCYVIIFDDIVDTGLTYKKIIAHLQTKKPKEIKICTLFNKPSRRLTEIKIDYTGFEIQNDFIVGYGIDFNEKHRTLRSVAKINQ